From a single Serratia surfactantfaciens genomic region:
- the potD gene encoding spermidine/putrescine ABC transporter substrate-binding protein PotD, translating into MKKWSHLLAAGMMALSICSANASDGKTLYFYNWTEYVPPGLLEQFTKETGIKVIYSTYESNESMYAKLKTYKDGAYDLVVPSTYFIAKMSKEGMLQKIDKSKLSHFKDLDPTLLNKPFDPNNDYSIPYIWGATAIGVNSDAQDPSTVTAWADLWQPQYKGRLLLTDDAREVFQMALLKLGYSGNTTDPKEIEAAYHELQKLMPNVLAFNSDNPGNPFMEGEVNVGMVWNGSAFVARQAGTPLEIVWPKEGGIFWMDSLAIPANARNVEGALKLIDFLLRPEIAVQVAETIGYPTPNLAAKKLLSPEIANDPSLYPDKAVIEHGEWQNDVGDASTLYESYFQKLKAGR; encoded by the coding sequence ATGAAAAAGTGGTCACATCTGCTCGCAGCCGGGATGATGGCGCTGAGTATCTGCTCTGCAAACGCCTCTGACGGCAAAACACTGTACTTCTATAACTGGACTGAATACGTCCCGCCGGGGCTGCTGGAGCAGTTCACCAAAGAAACCGGCATCAAGGTGATCTATTCCACCTATGAATCCAACGAAAGCATGTACGCCAAGCTGAAGACCTACAAGGACGGCGCGTACGATCTGGTGGTGCCCTCCACCTACTTCATCGCCAAGATGAGCAAGGAAGGCATGCTGCAAAAAATCGACAAGAGCAAGCTCAGCCACTTCAAGGATCTCGATCCTACCCTGCTGAACAAGCCGTTCGATCCCAACAACGACTACTCCATCCCTTACATCTGGGGCGCCACCGCCATCGGCGTCAACAGCGACGCGCAGGATCCGTCCACCGTCACCGCCTGGGCCGACCTGTGGCAACCGCAGTACAAAGGCCGCCTGCTGCTGACCGACGACGCGCGTGAAGTGTTCCAGATGGCGCTGCTCAAGCTGGGCTATTCCGGCAACACCACCGATCCGAAAGAGATCGAAGCCGCCTACCACGAGCTGCAGAAATTGATGCCGAACGTGCTGGCCTTCAACTCCGATAACCCGGGTAATCCGTTTATGGAAGGGGAAGTCAACGTCGGCATGGTATGGAACGGTTCTGCCTTCGTGGCACGCCAGGCCGGCACGCCGCTGGAGATCGTCTGGCCGAAGGAAGGCGGCATCTTCTGGATGGATAGCCTGGCCATTCCGGCCAACGCGCGCAACGTAGAAGGAGCGCTGAAGCTGATCGACTTCCTGCTGCGGCCGGAAATCGCGGTGCAGGTAGCGGAAACCATCGGTTACCCGACGCCGAACCTGGCGGCGAAGAAGCTGCTGTCGCCGGAGATCGCCAACGACCCGTCACTCTACCCGGATAAAGCGGTTATTGAGCACGGCGAGTGGCAAAACGACGTCGGCGACGCCAGCACGCTGTACGAGAGCTACTTCCAAAAGCTGAAAGCCGGGCGCTAA
- the potA gene encoding spermidine/putrescine ABC transporter ATP-binding protein PotA, with the protein MTETSSRAPLVELHALSKAFDGKTIIADLGLTINHGEFLTILGPSGCGKTTVLRLIAGLEDADRGRIVLDGQDITAIPAEHRHVNTVFQSYALFPHMSVFDNVAFGLRMQKVPVAELTPRVEEALRMVQLDDFAQRRPGQLSGGQQQRVAIARAVVNKPKVLLLDESLSALDYKLRKQMQNELKALQRKLGITFVFVTHDQEEALTMSDRIVVMREGRIEQDGTPREIYEEPKNLFVASFIGEINIFDAVVLQRLDPQRVRANVEGRECDIYADLPVEPGQKLKVLLRPEDLRVEEVNDSAQHDGLIGYVRERNYKGMTLESVVELESGKTVMVSEFFNEDDPDVDHSLNQKMAVTWVESWEVVLADEEIA; encoded by the coding sequence ATGACTGAGACATCCTCTCGCGCACCCCTTGTTGAACTGCATGCCCTGAGCAAAGCGTTCGATGGCAAAACCATCATTGCCGATCTCGGACTGACCATTAACCACGGCGAATTCCTCACTATTCTCGGCCCCTCCGGCTGTGGCAAAACCACGGTGCTGCGCCTGATCGCCGGGCTGGAAGACGCCGATCGGGGCCGCATCGTGCTCGACGGCCAGGACATCACCGCTATCCCGGCCGAACATCGCCACGTCAACACCGTGTTTCAGAGCTATGCCCTGTTTCCGCACATGTCGGTGTTCGACAACGTCGCCTTTGGCCTGCGCATGCAAAAGGTGCCGGTGGCCGAACTGACGCCGCGCGTCGAAGAAGCGCTGCGCATGGTGCAGCTGGACGACTTCGCCCAACGGCGGCCGGGCCAGCTCTCCGGCGGCCAACAGCAGCGCGTGGCCATCGCCCGCGCGGTGGTCAACAAGCCGAAGGTGCTGCTGCTGGACGAATCGCTGTCGGCGCTGGACTACAAGCTGCGCAAGCAGATGCAGAACGAACTCAAGGCGCTGCAGCGCAAGCTGGGCATCACCTTCGTGTTCGTCACCCACGATCAGGAAGAAGCGCTGACCATGTCGGATCGCATCGTGGTGATGCGTGAAGGCCGCATCGAGCAAGACGGCACGCCGCGAGAGATCTACGAAGAGCCGAAGAACCTGTTCGTCGCCAGCTTCATCGGCGAGATCAACATCTTCGACGCGGTGGTCCTGCAACGCCTCGATCCGCAGCGGGTGCGCGCCAACGTCGAGGGCCGCGAATGCGACATCTACGCCGATCTGCCGGTAGAACCGGGCCAAAAGCTGAAGGTGCTGCTGCGTCCGGAGGATCTGCGGGTGGAAGAAGTGAACGACAGCGCGCAACACGACGGGCTGATCGGCTACGTGCGCGAGCGCAACTACAAAGGCATGACGCTGGAATCGGTGGTCGAGCTGGAGAGCGGCAAGACAGTGATGGTCAGCGAGTTCTTCAACGAAGACGATCCAGACGTCGATCACTCGCTCAATCAGAAGATGGCGGTGACCTGGGTCGAAAGCTGGGAGGTGGTGCTGGCCGATGAAGAAATCGCGTAA
- the potB gene encoding spermidine/putrescine ABC transporter permease PotB: MKKSRKVFQNVVIVGVVAWLLLFVFMPNLMIIGASFLTRDDANLVQMVFTLDNYRRLFDPLYAQVLLHSLNMALIATLCCLVIGYPFAFILARLPQKMRPLLLFLLIVPFWTNSLIRIYGLKLFLSTRGYLNDALLWIGVIDKPLRIMYTSEAVILGLVYILLPFMVMPLYSSIEKLDKSCLEAARDLGASKLQTFVRIIVPLTMPGIIAGCLLVVLPAMGLFFVADLMGGAKNLLIGNVIKSQFLNIRDWPFGAATSICLTLVMGLLLLVYYRAARLLNKKEDLA; this comes from the coding sequence ATGAAGAAATCGCGTAAAGTCTTCCAGAATGTGGTGATCGTCGGCGTCGTCGCCTGGCTGCTGCTGTTCGTCTTCATGCCGAACCTGATGATCATCGGCGCCAGCTTCCTGACCCGCGACGACGCCAACCTGGTGCAGATGGTGTTCACGCTGGACAACTACCGCCGCTTGTTCGATCCGCTGTATGCCCAGGTGCTGCTGCACTCGCTGAACATGGCGTTGATCGCCACCCTGTGCTGCCTGGTGATCGGCTACCCGTTCGCCTTTATCCTGGCGCGGTTGCCGCAGAAGATGCGGCCGCTGCTGCTGTTTCTGCTGATCGTACCCTTCTGGACCAACTCGCTGATCCGCATCTACGGCCTGAAGCTATTTCTCAGCACCCGCGGCTATCTCAACGACGCGCTGCTGTGGATCGGCGTCATCGACAAGCCGCTGCGCATCATGTACACCTCGGAAGCGGTGATCCTCGGCCTGGTGTATATCCTGCTGCCGTTTATGGTGATGCCGCTCTACTCCAGCATCGAAAAGCTCGATAAATCCTGCCTGGAGGCGGCGCGCGATCTCGGTGCCAGCAAGCTGCAAACCTTTGTCCGCATTATCGTGCCGCTGACCATGCCGGGCATTATCGCCGGCTGCCTGCTGGTGGTGCTGCCGGCGATGGGGCTGTTCTTCGTCGCCGATCTGATGGGCGGCGCCAAGAATCTGCTGATCGGCAACGTGATTAAAAGCCAGTTCCTCAATATCCGCGACTGGCCGTTCGGCGCGGCCACCAGCATCTGCCTGACGCTGGTGATGGGGCTGTTGCTGCTGGTTTATTACCGGGCCGCACGCCTGCTGAACAAGAAGGAGGATCTGGCATGA
- a CDS encoding malate/lactate/ureidoglycolate dehydrogenase — protein sequence MSTEYRIASPHLAQFVQAIWRQAGSTAREAELVADHLVQANLAGHDSHGVGMIPSYMASLAQGQLQLNQHAEVVRDAGAVLTLDGARGFGQVVASEAMALGIERAGELGLAAVALHNSHHIGRIGHWAEQCARAGFISIHFVNVVGDPMVAPFGGSDRRFGTNPFCAIFPRPGRTPLLLDFATSGIAFGKTRVAYNKGLSVAPGYLIDEHGQPTTEPKVMHEAPFGSLLPFGLHKGYALAAMCEILGGALSGGRTTHDATLKADSDAIFNCMTTLILDPQAFDAPQMQAEAEAFIGWVKASPPSGEQPIAVPGEWEEANRAARLEQGIPIDATTWQQICAAAEQAGMTAGELADYRAQARQA from the coding sequence ATGAGCACCGAATACCGCATCGCCAGCCCGCATTTGGCGCAGTTCGTTCAGGCGATTTGGCGCCAGGCCGGCAGCACGGCGCGTGAAGCCGAGCTGGTGGCCGACCATCTGGTGCAGGCCAATCTGGCCGGGCACGACTCGCACGGCGTCGGCATGATCCCCAGCTACATGGCGTCGTTGGCACAGGGGCAATTGCAGCTTAATCAACATGCCGAGGTGGTGCGCGACGCCGGCGCAGTGCTGACGCTTGACGGCGCACGCGGCTTCGGTCAGGTGGTGGCCAGCGAAGCGATGGCGCTGGGCATTGAGCGCGCCGGCGAGCTGGGCCTGGCGGCGGTGGCGCTACACAACTCGCACCATATCGGCCGCATCGGCCATTGGGCGGAACAGTGCGCCCGCGCCGGTTTCATCTCGATTCACTTCGTCAACGTGGTGGGCGATCCGATGGTGGCGCCGTTTGGCGGCAGCGATCGCCGCTTCGGCACCAACCCGTTCTGCGCCATTTTCCCGCGGCCGGGCCGCACGCCGCTGCTGTTGGACTTCGCCACCAGCGGCATCGCTTTCGGCAAGACGCGGGTGGCCTATAACAAAGGGTTGTCGGTGGCGCCGGGCTATCTGATCGACGAACACGGTCAGCCGACCACCGAGCCGAAAGTGATGCACGAAGCGCCGTTCGGTTCGCTGCTGCCGTTCGGTTTGCACAAAGGCTACGCGCTGGCGGCGATGTGCGAAATCCTCGGCGGCGCGCTCTCCGGTGGTCGCACCACCCATGACGCTACGCTGAAAGCCGACAGCGACGCCATTTTCAACTGCATGACAACCCTGATCCTCGATCCTCAGGCTTTCGACGCCCCGCAAATGCAGGCCGAGGCCGAAGCGTTTATCGGCTGGGTCAAAGCTTCGCCGCCGAGCGGCGAACAGCCGATTGCGGTGCCGGGAGAGTGGGAGGAGGCCAACCGCGCGGCGCGGCTGGAGCAGGGCATTCCGATCGACGCCACGACCTGGCAGCAGATTTGCGCTGCGGCGGAGCAGGCCGGCATGACGGCGGGGGAACTGGCGGATTATCGCGCGCAGGCGCGGCAGGCATAA
- a CDS encoding cupin domain-containing protein encodes MDYQLDLDWNDFLQRYWQKRPVILKRGFKNFIDPISPDELAGLAMENEVDSRLVSHQDGRWQVAHGPFESFDHLSENNWSLLVQAVDHWHEPSAALMRPFRQLPDWRMDDLMISFSVPGGGVGPHLDQYDVFIIQGTGRRRWRVGEKTPLKQHCPHPDLLQVEPFDAIIDEEMEPGDILYIPPGFPHEGYALENALNYSVGFRAPNGRELVSGFADYVLARELGSKRYGDPDVTLREHPAEILPQEVDALRQMMLDLVQQPEHFQHWFGEFISQSRHELDLAPPEPPYQAGEIYELLQQGEALQRLGGLRVLRIGDRCFVNGELIDTDQLQAADALCQHFSVDAALLGDAVDDPSFLALLTALVNSGYWYFND; translated from the coding sequence ATGGATTATCAATTAGATCTGGACTGGAACGATTTTTTGCAACGTTATTGGCAAAAGCGTCCGGTGATTCTGAAGCGCGGCTTCAAAAACTTTATCGATCCGATCTCCCCGGATGAGCTGGCCGGGCTGGCGATGGAAAACGAAGTGGACAGCCGTCTGGTCAGCCACCAGGACGGCCGTTGGCAGGTTGCGCACGGCCCCTTCGAGAGCTTCGACCACCTGAGCGAAAACAACTGGTCGCTGCTGGTGCAGGCGGTGGACCACTGGCATGAGCCTTCCGCCGCGCTGATGCGCCCGTTCCGCCAACTGCCGGACTGGCGGATGGATGACCTGATGATCTCCTTCTCGGTGCCGGGCGGCGGCGTCGGCCCGCACCTCGATCAGTACGACGTGTTCATCATTCAGGGCACCGGCCGCCGTCGCTGGCGCGTTGGGGAAAAAACGCCGCTGAAACAGCACTGCCCGCACCCGGATCTGCTGCAGGTGGAGCCGTTCGACGCCATCATCGACGAAGAGATGGAGCCGGGCGACATTCTCTACATTCCGCCGGGCTTCCCGCATGAAGGCTACGCGCTGGAAAACGCGCTCAACTACTCGGTGGGCTTCCGCGCGCCGAACGGCCGCGAGCTGGTGAGCGGCTTCGCCGACTACGTGCTGGCACGCGAGCTGGGCAGCAAGCGCTACGGCGATCCGGACGTTACACTGCGCGAACACCCGGCAGAGATCCTGCCGCAGGAAGTGGACGCCTTACGGCAGATGATGCTGGATCTGGTGCAACAGCCGGAACACTTCCAGCACTGGTTCGGCGAGTTCATCTCCCAATCGCGCCACGAGCTGGATCTGGCGCCGCCGGAGCCACCGTATCAGGCCGGGGAAATCTACGAACTGCTGCAACAGGGTGAAGCCCTGCAGCGCCTGGGCGGGTTGCGCGTGCTGCGCATCGGCGATCGCTGCTTCGTCAACGGCGAGCTGATCGACACCGACCAGCTACAGGCCGCAGACGCCCTGTGCCAGCACTTCAGCGTCGACGCCGCCCTGCTCGGCGACGCGGTGGACGATCCGTCGTTCCTGGCACTGCTGACCGCGCTGGTCAACAGCGGCTATTGGTACTTTAACGACTGA
- a CDS encoding ADP-ribosylglycohydrolase family protein, with amino-acid sequence MKQLTQAERVAGALYGQMLGDALGMPSELWPRERVKRHFGWIDGFLDGPAENSAACYFKAGQYTDDTAMALALADALLEAEGEVVPALIARNVIRWVDSFDAFNKNILGPSSKLALSEQKAGTPIAELENNGVTNGAAMRISPLGCVLPSAPLEDFCRQVWLASSPTHKSDIAVAGAVAIAWAVARAVEGADWASIRQALPDVAEYAQRREETTFSPSLAARIELAFQVVDEAGDPEQASERVYQLIGAGVSTIESVPAALAMVQLAHTDPTRCAVLCANLGGDTDTIGAMATAICGALHGAEAMDPALLAELRRVNPLDVEAYAQALVRFRRRRQGEASTG; translated from the coding sequence ATGAAGCAGTTAACCCAGGCAGAACGCGTAGCGGGCGCACTTTACGGACAGATGCTGGGCGACGCGCTCGGCATGCCTTCCGAGCTGTGGCCGCGCGAGCGGGTTAAGCGCCACTTCGGCTGGATAGACGGCTTTCTCGATGGGCCGGCGGAGAACTCGGCCGCCTGTTACTTCAAGGCCGGGCAATATACCGACGATACCGCGATGGCGTTGGCGCTGGCCGATGCGCTGCTGGAAGCGGAAGGTGAGGTCGTGCCGGCGCTGATCGCCCGCAACGTAATCCGCTGGGTAGACAGTTTTGACGCCTTCAATAAGAACATTCTCGGCCCCAGTTCCAAACTGGCGTTGAGCGAGCAGAAAGCGGGAACACCGATCGCCGAGTTGGAAAACAACGGCGTCACCAACGGCGCGGCGATGCGCATTTCGCCGTTGGGCTGCGTGCTGCCGTCCGCACCGCTGGAGGATTTCTGCCGGCAGGTGTGGCTGGCCTCCAGCCCGACGCACAAATCCGACATCGCCGTCGCCGGTGCGGTGGCGATCGCCTGGGCGGTGGCGCGGGCGGTAGAGGGCGCGGATTGGGCCTCGATTCGCCAGGCGTTGCCGGACGTAGCGGAATATGCCCAGCGCCGCGAAGAAACGACCTTCAGCCCCTCGCTGGCGGCACGCATTGAGCTGGCGTTTCAGGTGGTGGATGAGGCAGGCGATCCCGAGCAGGCCTCCGAGCGGGTGTATCAGCTGATCGGCGCCGGGGTGAGCACCATCGAGTCGGTGCCGGCGGCGCTGGCGATGGTGCAGCTGGCGCACACCGATCCTACCCGTTGCGCCGTGCTGTGCGCCAACCTGGGCGGCGATACCGACACCATTGGCGCGATGGCCACGGCGATTTGCGGCGCGCTGCACGGCGCCGAAGCGATGGACCCTGCGCTGCTGGCCGAGTTGCGGCGGGTGAACCCGCTGGACGTCGAGGCTTATGCCCAGGCGTTGGTGCGTTTTCGCCGTCGGCGGCAGGGCGAAGCGTCAACGGGTTAA
- the phoQ gene encoding two-component system sensor histidine kinase PhoQ: MFNKNKKPFSLRARFLMATAGVILALSLSYGLVAVVGYIVSFDKTAFRLLRGESNLFFSLAQWKDNKLTIAIPPDIDLNFPTLVFIYDDKGNLLWSQRKVPELEKLINKEWLEESGFYEIDTDTRISSEVLGDNPKAQDQLKNYDDTDQNALTHSVAVNTYAATARLPALTIVVVDSIPQELQRSDVVWEWFSYVLLANLLLVVPLLWLAAYWSLRPIKALVNQVGELENGERDQLDENPPSELRGLVRNLNILVRNERQRYTKYRTTLSDLTHSLKTPLAVLQSTLRSLRSGKQTTIEEAEPIMLDQIGRISQQIGYYLHRASINSGQTVLTREIHSVPALLDSLVVALNKVYQRKGVVITLDISPEVTFMGEKNDFMEVMGNVLENACKYCLEFVEITSLHSEKNLTIVIDDDGPGIPESKRQLIFQRGQRVDTLRPGQGLGLSVAAEIIEQYDGEIVISDSPLGGARMQVTFARQHDTHHNE, translated from the coding sequence ATGTTCAACAAGAATAAAAAACCGTTTTCGCTACGCGCCCGTTTCCTGATGGCGACCGCCGGGGTGATCCTGGCGCTGTCGCTCTCTTACGGTTTGGTAGCGGTCGTCGGCTATATCGTCAGCTTCGATAAAACCGCCTTCCGCCTGCTGCGCGGCGAAAGCAACCTGTTCTTCAGCCTGGCGCAGTGGAAAGACAACAAGCTCACCATCGCCATTCCCCCCGACATCGATCTCAACTTCCCCACGCTGGTGTTTATCTACGACGATAAAGGCAACCTGCTGTGGAGCCAGCGCAAGGTGCCGGAGCTGGAGAAGCTGATCAACAAAGAGTGGCTGGAGGAGTCCGGCTTCTACGAAATTGACACCGATACCCGCATCAGTAGCGAAGTGCTGGGGGACAACCCCAAAGCGCAGGATCAGCTGAAGAATTATGATGATACCGATCAGAACGCGCTGACCCACTCGGTGGCGGTCAACACCTATGCCGCGACGGCGCGGCTGCCGGCGCTGACCATCGTGGTGGTCGACAGTATTCCGCAAGAGCTGCAACGCTCCGACGTGGTGTGGGAGTGGTTCAGCTATGTGCTGCTGGCCAACCTGCTGCTGGTGGTGCCGCTGCTGTGGCTAGCGGCCTATTGGAGCCTGCGGCCGATCAAGGCGCTGGTCAATCAGGTGGGCGAGCTGGAGAACGGCGAGCGCGATCAGTTGGATGAGAATCCGCCCAGCGAGCTGCGCGGGCTGGTGCGCAATCTGAACATTCTGGTGCGCAACGAACGCCAGCGTTACACCAAATATCGCACCACCCTGTCGGATCTGACCCACAGCCTGAAAACGCCGCTGGCGGTGCTGCAAAGCACCCTGCGTTCACTGCGCAGCGGCAAGCAGACCACCATCGAAGAAGCCGAGCCGATCATGCTGGATCAGATCGGGCGCATCTCGCAGCAGATCGGTTACTACCTGCACCGGGCCAGCATCAACTCCGGCCAGACGGTGTTGACGCGCGAGATCCACTCGGTGCCGGCGCTGCTCGACAGCCTGGTGGTGGCGCTGAACAAGGTTTATCAGCGCAAAGGGGTGGTGATCACGCTGGACATCTCGCCGGAAGTGACCTTTATGGGCGAGAAGAACGACTTTATGGAAGTGATGGGCAACGTGTTGGAAAACGCCTGCAAATACTGCCTGGAGTTCGTGGAAATCACCTCGCTGCACTCCGAGAAAAACCTCACCATCGTTATCGACGATGACGGCCCGGGCATCCCGGAAAGCAAGCGCCAGCTGATCTTCCAGCGCGGCCAGCGGGTGGATACCCTGCGGCCCGGCCAGGGCCTTGGCCTGTCGGTGGCGGCGGAGATCATCGAGCAATACGACGGCGAAATCGTCATCAGCGACAGCCCGCTCGGCGGCGCGCGCATGCAGGTTACCTTCGCCCGCCAGCACGACACCCACCACAACGAGTAA
- the pepT gene encoding peptidase T: MDKLLDRFFNYVSFDTQSKANVKHVPSTDGQLKLARALQQEMIALGFERVSLSEHGCVMGTWPGNVAWPVPAVGFIAHLDTSPDFSGKHVNPQIVENYRGGDIALGIGDEVLSPVMFPILHQMLGQTLITTDGKTLLGADDKAGIAEILTAMARLRARNIPHGDIRVAFTPDEEVGKGAQLFDVAAFNAEWAYTVDGGGVGELECENFNAASVTIKILGNSVHPGSAKGVMVNALSLATRIHQALPADEAPETTEGYQGFYHLSSIKGSVERAEMHYILRDFEREGFEARKRKMVDIAREVGKGLPRDCYIEVSIEDSYYNMREQVAEHPHVIALAQQAMRDCDIEPVMKPIRGGTDGAQLSFRGLPCPNLFTGGYNYHGKHEFVTLEGMEQAVAVIMRIAALAAERAR; encoded by the coding sequence ATGGACAAATTACTTGACCGCTTTTTCAACTACGTCTCTTTCGACACCCAGTCCAAAGCGAACGTAAAGCATGTGCCGAGCACCGACGGGCAGTTGAAGCTGGCGCGCGCGTTGCAGCAGGAAATGATCGCGCTCGGTTTCGAGCGGGTGTCGCTCAGCGAACACGGCTGCGTGATGGGCACCTGGCCGGGCAACGTCGCCTGGCCGGTGCCGGCGGTCGGCTTTATCGCCCATCTGGATACCTCGCCGGATTTCAGCGGCAAGCACGTCAATCCGCAGATCGTCGAGAACTATCGCGGCGGCGACATTGCGTTGGGCATCGGCGATGAGGTGTTGTCGCCGGTGATGTTCCCAATCCTGCATCAGATGCTGGGGCAGACGCTGATCACCACCGACGGCAAAACGCTGCTGGGTGCCGATGACAAGGCCGGCATCGCCGAGATCCTCACCGCCATGGCGCGCTTGCGCGCGCGCAACATCCCGCACGGCGACATTCGCGTGGCCTTTACCCCGGATGAAGAGGTGGGCAAGGGGGCGCAGCTGTTCGACGTCGCGGCTTTTAATGCTGAATGGGCCTATACCGTGGATGGCGGCGGCGTCGGTGAGCTGGAGTGCGAAAACTTCAACGCCGCCTCGGTGACGATCAAAATCCTTGGCAACAGCGTGCACCCCGGCAGTGCCAAGGGCGTGATGGTCAACGCGCTGTCGCTGGCCACCCGCATTCATCAGGCGCTGCCGGCGGACGAAGCGCCGGAAACCACCGAAGGTTACCAGGGCTTTTATCACCTCAGCAGCATCAAGGGCAGCGTAGAGCGCGCCGAAATGCACTACATCCTGCGCGACTTCGAGCGCGAGGGGTTCGAGGCGCGCAAGCGCAAGATGGTGGACATCGCCCGCGAGGTCGGCAAAGGCCTGCCGCGCGATTGTTATATTGAAGTCAGCATCGAAGACAGTTATTACAACATGCGCGAACAGGTGGCGGAGCACCCGCACGTGATTGCGCTGGCGCAGCAGGCGATGCGCGATTGCGACATCGAACCGGTGATGAAACCGATCCGCGGCGGCACCGACGGCGCGCAGCTGTCGTTCCGCGGCCTGCCGTGCCCGAACCTGTTCACTGGCGGCTACAACTACCACGGCAAGCACGAGTTCGTGACGCTGGAGGGCATGGAGCAAGCGGTGGCGGTAATCATGCGCATCGCGGCGCTGGCCGCCGAGCGGGCGCGGTAA
- the potC gene encoding spermidine/putrescine ABC transporter permease PotC — protein MIGRLLRGGFMTLVYAYLYIPIVILIVNSFNASRFGISWQGFTTKWYSTLLNNDSLLQAAGHSLTMAVLSATFATLIGSLTAVALYRYRFRGKPFVGGMLFVVMMSPDIVMAISLLVLFMLLGISLGFWSLLFSHITFCLPFVVVTVYARLKGFDVKMLEAARDLGASEFTILRKIILPLALPAVAAGWLLSFTLSMDDVVVSSFVTGPSYEILPLKIYSMVKVGVSPEVNALATILLLLSLVLVIASQWVMRDRSPKAE, from the coding sequence ATGATCGGACGTCTGCTGCGCGGCGGCTTTATGACGCTGGTATACGCCTATCTGTATATCCCGATCGTCATTCTGATCGTCAACTCCTTCAACGCCTCGCGCTTCGGCATCAGTTGGCAAGGGTTCACCACCAAGTGGTACAGCACGCTGCTCAACAACGACAGCCTGCTGCAGGCGGCGGGCCACTCGCTGACCATGGCGGTGCTCTCCGCCACCTTCGCCACGCTGATCGGCTCGCTGACCGCGGTAGCGCTGTACCGCTACCGCTTTCGCGGCAAACCATTCGTCGGCGGCATGCTGTTCGTGGTGATGATGTCGCCGGATATCGTGATGGCGATTTCGCTGCTGGTGCTGTTCATGCTGCTCGGCATTTCGCTCGGCTTCTGGTCGCTGCTGTTCTCGCACATCACCTTCTGCCTGCCGTTTGTGGTGGTGACCGTCTACGCGCGCCTGAAAGGCTTCGACGTGAAGATGCTGGAGGCCGCGCGCGATCTCGGCGCAAGCGAGTTCACCATTCTGCGCAAGATCATCCTGCCGCTGGCATTGCCGGCGGTAGCGGCCGGCTGGTTGCTGAGCTTCACCCTGTCGATGGACGACGTGGTGGTCTCCTCCTTCGTCACCGGACCGAGCTACGAGATCTTGCCGCTGAAGATCTATTCGATGGTTAAAGTCGGCGTTTCGCCGGAGGTCAATGCGCTGGCCACCATTTTGCTGTTGCTGTCGCTGGTTCTGGTGATCGCCAGCCAGTGGGTGATGCGCGATCGCTCGCCCAAGGCCGAGTAA
- the phoP gene encoding two-component system response regulator PhoP: protein MRVLVVEDNGLLRHHLSVQMREMGHQVDAAEDAKEADYFLQEHAPDIAIVDLGLPGEDGLSLIRRWRAHQTKLPILVLTARESWQDKVAVLEAGADDYVTKPFHLEEVIARMQALMRRNSGLASQVIVLPPFQIDLSRRELSVNDQQIKLTAFEYTIIETLIRNAGKVVSKDSLMLQLYPDAELRESHTIDVLMGRLRKKVQAEYPHEVITTVRGQGYRFDAK, encoded by the coding sequence ATGCGAGTACTGGTTGTTGAAGATAATGGTTTGCTGCGCCACCACCTTTCCGTTCAGATGCGCGAGATGGGTCACCAGGTTGACGCGGCGGAAGACGCCAAAGAAGCCGATTATTTCCTGCAGGAGCATGCGCCGGATATCGCCATCGTCGATCTCGGCCTGCCGGGTGAAGATGGCCTGAGTCTGATCCGCCGCTGGCGCGCGCACCAGACCAAGCTGCCGATCCTGGTGCTGACCGCCCGCGAAAGCTGGCAGGACAAAGTGGCGGTGCTGGAAGCCGGCGCCGACGACTATGTCACCAAGCCGTTCCACCTGGAAGAAGTGATAGCCCGCATGCAGGCGCTGATGCGCCGCAACAGCGGCCTGGCCTCGCAGGTGATCGTGCTGCCGCCGTTCCAGATCGATCTGTCGCGCCGCGAACTGAGCGTCAACGATCAGCAAATCAAGCTGACCGCTTTTGAATACACCATCATCGAGACCCTGATTCGCAACGCCGGCAAGGTGGTGAGCAAGGATTCGTTGATGCTGCAGCTCTACCCTGACGCCGAACTGCGCGAAAGCCACACCATCGACGTGCTGATGGGCCGCTTGCGCAAGAAGGTGCAGGCGGAATACCCGCATGAAGTGATCACCACGGTACGTGGCCAGGGCTATCGTTTTGACGCGAAGTGA